From Lolium perenne isolate Kyuss_39 chromosome 5, Kyuss_2.0, whole genome shotgun sequence, a single genomic window includes:
- the LOC139831579 gene encoding uncharacterized protein → MERAWHRANSARSCLSNRFFRTVEERRTFLYNQVVTSYHKAKIERAGLARELEAVKVEAAKVPQLESDLRAARAQCAESEEAGRSAAGKLKLAEQELTRLRLLEKNHITELNSLRTAEKEKVDDLSRRLSEVEKQRLVLQEEVTAKSTELTATAKRWTDDFSALDRGLAAAFPETQEAALAAVGVARDSRRRETGEGSSEYFSMEDHLASMAARIEPVTKLGWELRKAAEELVPMLWPGEAAPQDISGLISSMERAPDRFLDWKESATRAGADMALSFVLSWYNEVDLGQLEFRRAGVEDKLPAELKAARLARASTIAGFVDKALFVADPNPPPSDEEYMDDEEAEDVPEDDPAAGSTDAPPA, encoded by the exons ATGGAGAGGGCATGGCATCGGGCGAACTCTGCGAG GTCTTGTCTAAGCAACCGATTCTTTCGGACGGTTGAGGAGCGGCGCACCttcttgtacaaccaggtggtgaccagctaccacaaggctaagatcgagcgagccggcttggctcgcgagctggaggctgtcaagg ttgaggccgccaaggtcccgcagctggagtcggatctccgagccgctcgcgcgcagtgcgccgagagcgaggaggcgggccgatccgccgccggcaagctcaagctggctgagcaggagctgacacggctgcgcctgctggagaagaaccacatcaccgagctcaactccctcaggacggcggagaaggagaaggtggatgatctgagccggcggctgtcggaggtggagaagcagcggcttgtgctgcaggaggaggtcactgccaagtccacggagctgacggctaccgccaagcgttggaccgacgatttcagcgcgcttgatcgcggcttggcgg cggccttcccggagacgcaggaggcggctttggcagccgttggcgtcgcgcgcgattccaggaggcgggaaaccggcgagggcagctcggagtacttctccatggaggaccatctggcgtccatggctgcccgcatcgagcccgtcaccaagctcggctgggagctgcggaaggcggccgaagagctggtgcccatgctgtggcctggggaggcggcgccgcaagacatctccggcctcatctcttcgatggagcgggcgccggaccgcttcctcgactggaaggagtcggccacgcgcgccggtgccgacatggcgctgtccttcgtcctctcctggtacaacgaggtggacctggggcagcttgagttccggcgagccggcgtggaggacaagctcccggctgagctcaaggccgcccgccttgctcgagccagcaccatcgccggcttcgtcgacaaggccctcttcgtcgcggacccgaaccctcctccatccgatgaagaatacatggatgatgaggaggcggaagacgtgcctgaggacgacccggccgccggctccactgatgcccctccggcttag